aaatcttACTACTTGTTAGTCATGATTATcagattttcattattatctgAATTTGCTGCTCTCATATTTGTGAACATCGATTATTTCACTGTTTACTTTTCCAAACATGTACTTACACTAAGATTCAAAAACTCTAAAGAGGAGTCattgataataataaatgtataatgatcagTTGGGACAATGAATAATCTTAAAGATTGAAATTTTTGTTGCTATGATAAGGATTCTGACTATCCAGTTAAGTTAGCTGTACAGAGTAGTATGGGGGGATCAGGAAATGCATGTTTCCAAAAAATGATATTGCACGCTTATTTGATTGGGAGAAATTCTCTGGTCTGATGCATCACTGGTATTTAGGAGGGATTCTACCTACATGCAGCTTCTTCAGCGAGCTTGTTGGTCCCTCAGGGAGCCCAGTGATGATACGATGTCTTACAGCTTGTCACTGCAGATGTCTGTCTCTGCTCACTGCCAGAAGGGTTGCAGATTCTCCACAAAATCCAATGCTAGATTTAGAACTGAAGGAGCTTTGTTACAGATACCTGTAATACCAAAATAATCTACTTAATATCCTGAGAGTTAGgatttttgcttaaatttggCTTCTTGGTACAGTTGTTTAGCTTTTGCCCTATCATACTCCTAATTGAAACATCATCCATATTggtaaataattgttttgttactCCTATGATTTCTTGAACTTCATTCTGATTCATAGCTGGTTTTACGGCTTTGTCCCTTGAAGTACAGGATTTTGTTCCCGTCAGGCTGTGTGTGGCCATATATTCATTTGTGTATAGCACTTGCATTAAGTCATTAATAAACTTCTGAGGCTTGCTCTTATTACAACGGGCAATCTGCCATTTCTCAATCTTGAACTGCTTCTTATCAGCCTGAtgctcttcctcagccttcaaGGAAACTGGTGAACTGCAATTAGAATTAGAGTTACTGCATGTTGAAGTAAATGAATCTGGGGAGGAGTTGTTTGTTGCTCTCCAGGGGGTGGATGCAGACGTAGACGTGGTTCCTACACCTTTAAGCAGGGCTTCTGCCATACCAACCAGCTCTGCAAACTGGGTGACTGCCTGTGGTAACACTTGAAGCATGACCAAAGACTGTCCAAGTCCGCTGTTTTCTTTTCGTGTTTGTTAGTTTTCTTTCAGGCTTTTTATTTTGGTGCACAATTCCTCCTTAGACAGTTCTGCTAAGGGCTCTTCATCCTCACTGGAGATCTCACCGGGCAGAAAGGCATTTCCCGAATATGGGTCTCTCGGTCCTTTATCCAGGTCATTATTTGCATGTTCTGAGTTCAttgtctctgtccttttcctctttctttttctaaaagcttGAGTATTGGCAATTTCATCTGTTGGAAAGATCATCTGCATTTTCTCAATTTGTTATCAAAGATTTTCTGAGATGGTAGGAGGAAGGAATGTCCATGTAGATGATGCTATTCTGCACGTGGCCCAAAAGTTAATGTTTTCCCGGGCTGCCTGCTCCAAAGCCCCAGCCTCGGGGCTGGgcgcagggaggtgggaggtaggggGAGCACCGCCAGGAGGCTCCCGCCAGTGCCTCGCCGTTCCCCCTGGCTCCGTGGCACCCCCTGACGCCGTACTCCCCAGCAGTTCGGCCTAGTAAGGCTGGACAGGCGAAGGCCCCCAGGTGTCCACGAAGCGAAGAGGTGCCTGGCCAGTGCACCTGAGGACAGTGCGGACAGGCCGGCGGCCCCGCGGGAGGGCACTGGGCGCTGGGCGCTCACTCCCGAGCGCAGCCCGCGGCCGCCGCCGCAGGTGCCGCAGCTGCCGCAGGCATGTCCGCGCACCCCGCAGCAGCCTCCTGGCCGTGCTGTCCAACTGGTGATCATTTTGCAGgtcaattgtgtttcttggaagcagtACTGCTGGGGGGAAGAAGAATATCTCTGGGATTTCAGCTTGGAGGAAGACGAGTTCAGGCTGCCAGAACTGAACTAGCACTTCTGAATGTGCCAAGAGGCGAGGCCCTGTGACGTCCTTGGGAAGCTCCGGGGCGCCCCTACCATAATGGGCTGCTGGAGTCCTGAGGCTACCCTAGTCTGTGGCCGAAATCTTGCTCTGCTAAGGGCGGGAGGGATGTTCTGGTGTGAGAcagttgtatctctgtggggagGGGGTTTGGGCTCAGGGACTGTGGGCAACAGCTCACCCTGACCGCATGGAGCCAGCCCCAGCATAATAAAGGTTGCTGCGTAAACAAAGGTTGTCGTAGAtaaagggtgggggcggggcacaCAGTTGCCGTGGGTGCTAGCGCTGCGGAGCTGCCATAAGAGTTCCGACTCTCATTGGCACCGGAGCCTCTGGACATTATGTCCCTACTGCGACTGTGGACCCCACGGGTCCTTCTCACGGAGCAATTGTTGTGGCTGCTGATACTGGCAGCTGCTATTTGGAGGTGGCCCCCTGACAGGGTCCAGCCTACCTCCGAATCCCCAGGGCCGAAAGAGCCCTGGTCTTCCCTCTCTTCCGATCTCTCACCCGAATCCCCTCATGTGCCTACACCCCCAGCAGATCCTGGGGACTTTGATTACCTGGGGTCTTCTGCTCCTTCCCACTTGGTGGCTTCACCTCAGGAGTTGCCTGAGAATTTGGCTCCATTCCAGGACACTGATTCAGCTCAAGAGCTACCTCAAGGGCCAGATAGGGTTACTATTCTACGTCGTCGGCTTCTGAGGaataagctaaggagacgacgaagccctccagaggtggttccaacgcccggttgggatcagaacccagtcctaactctgcctcctcaactcataagcaagattcaaactgtaagtccagaTGAGGTTACAGCTCAGTGTCCATTCGTGGACACGAATTCAGCTCAAGAGGTACTTCAAGCGGCAGATAGGCTTACTATTCCATGTCGTCGGCTTCTGAGGaataagctaaggagacgacgaagccctccagaggtggttccaacgcccggttgggatcagaacccagtcctaactctgcctcctcaactcataagcaagattcaaactgtaagtccagaTGAGGTTACAGCTCAGTGTCCATTCGTGGACACGAATTCAGCTCAAGAGGTACTTCAAGCGGCAGATAGGCTTACTATTCCATGTCGTCGGCTTCTGAGGaataagctaaggagacgacgaagccctccagaggtggttccaacgcccggttgggatcagaacccagtcctaactctgcctcctcaactcataagcaagattcaaactgtaagtccagaTGAGGTTACAGCTCAGTGTCCATTCGTGGACACGGATTCAGCTCAAGAGGTACTTCAAGCGGCAGATAGGCTTACTATTCCATGTCGTCGGCTTCTGAGGaataagctaaggagacgacgaAGCCCTCCAGAGGTGGTTCCAACGCCCGGTTGGGATCAGAACCCTGTCCTAACTCTGCGTCCTCAACTCATAAGGAAGAttcaaactgtaagtccagaTGAGGTTATAGCTCACCAGGCATTTGAAATACTTGTTCCACCTCTAGATAGTCACAGTTCAAAACCAACAACATTCATTGTTTCACCAAAGAACCTGAAGGAAGATCTAGCTCAACATCCACAGGTCACTAAAGTTGTTGGAGCTCTAGACCAATTTGAATCAAAATCTCGGTCTTACAAACAAATTCTGCAGAATGACGATTATACAGATCAAAGTATGGATTTACTTTACCCTGGCAGCATACCTCTGGGATTTGTGAGAAACCCAGAGGTGGCTCAAGAGGCCCGTGCACAAGGTGAACTTTctcaggaggagaccccaactcaacATCTAGAACATCCTGAGGAGgagaaaccttctgccaccccacaagagaccccaactgagtctccaggctctcctgcagaggctggacattgccccagtgaggaagagcagccacctcagccttttgtgtctccgggggagattgaaccttctcaaatacagcaggaggccacagttcaaatatttctatagaacagatatctagaaatggaatggttgatatgaggacaatgtaggtattaaattttaattgtcctcaaaaaAGTTGTGCCAACTTATACTATACTCAACCGAATATGACAGCCTTTTTCCACTGAGTATTCTCCAACTCTTTGCTGATATGATGGGTGAACAAAAAGGGTCTTTTCTGATTACTCTCgaatttaaatacctttatttgttaaaagttggtgaacatttgtgtttcttctgagttttctgtcctttatccattttccttttgaattattttcatcattttcttattaatttattaaagcagtcaatttagatacataagttattttggaaaaatacagtagtttGTGTGTCATCAGTTCAACTTGTATAGGCGatctctgagttttcatttttgaaaatagagatgtcattttattttccatgaaagTTTGTCCCCTtgtaatatgattccatttatataaagttcaggaAGAGGCAAACTAAAGTATGTTGTGTGTGACTGACATGTAACAGGTgaaactatattttgaaaacaaggaaattacTATAAAAGTTAAGATAGTGGTTATCttcagaggtcagagagagggtTGTGATTGGAAAGGGCCACACGAGCTTCTGGATGCTCATGGTACTCTTTCTTGACGTGATGATATTACATGGGTACCtgctttacaattatttaaactgaacatttaagttatatgcattttatgcgcattgtatttctcaaaaaaaaaaaaaaacaaaaaacattttttaaatggggggAAAAGCCTAATGACTTCACTTGTAGCCTGACATAGGTCCATGTGGGgctttaataataacatttggggctcggtgcctgtagctcaagcggctaaggcgccagacacatacaccagagctggcaggttcaaatccaccctgggcctgccaaacaacaatgacaactacaaccaaaaaataactgggtgttgtggcgggcacctgtagtcccagctacttgggagactgaggcaagagaatctcttaagcccaggagttggaggttgctgtgagctgtgatgccacagcactctacccaggatgacagcttgaggctctgtctcaaaaaaagcaacaacaacaacaaaaaaaaaaaaattggggggaaagagaCGAGGAAATGGCAGTTCTGCTGGTCTTGATTAGAACGAGAGTTGGGTTCTAACAGGGTTGTTGTGATCTAGAGAGTAggcattaaatataaaatttggtgGGAATagtgggtaggggtgtgtgtgtgtagagatttggacacaaaaaggaaaatgtgaaaaaaggtttgaatgaaaacaaagcagatgttgccaccttgaaattaaataagaatgagtGTATTCAATTGGCACCATTACCCAGGTTTCCTCCACAGATAGGAGTTAGTCCGATATGgcaaattgtttgcatttttatttagaaataacctcttcctttacactgttggtgggactgcaaactaattctacctctttggaaagaagtatggagaatcctcaaagaactcaaattagatctcccatttgattcctcaatcccactattagtcatgtatccagaagaaaaaaaaaatcattctatcataaagacatttgtactaggttgtttatcgcagctcaatttacaattggccaaatttggaaacaacctaaatgccaccaacccaggaatggatataccaaactgtggtatatgtataccatggaatactattcagccattaaaaaagatggggacattacatcttttgtattaatctggatggaattgaaacacattcttcttagtaaagtatcagagtggagaagcaggaatccaatgtcctcaatactaacatgaggccagtagataatctgatacattcccacataagagaaaaactcaaatcaattcaaggtctgggatggggaaagagggagcagggagaggggaaggaggaggatggaggtgctCCCACTCAATGGGCCCAAAGTTCGAGtgcatggcacacttcttgggggcagtacacaattataagaggaactctacctaactaatgcaaacattgtaacctatttctttgtgccctcagattaacccgaaacaataataaaatcttaaaaaagaaataacaaataaccttatcctttttcagaattctcagtgaaaatcatttgaccGAATTACATAAAGATTCATTTGAAGGCCTGCTATCCCTCCAgtatttaatcatatttatttatgagcttttaGTGATATTATCTGTAAAGTGAATCAGGGGTTCAAATTAGATAATCTCTAAAACTTCTTTCAGCAATAAAATGCTGCAGTTCTCTAAATCCGTGTAGCGTTTTAGCCCGTCTCTAGCCCATCTctgtgcatttttagtttttaaaatcatatagataagatacggatagaaaaaaactttgcttATAAGGAAAAAGTGGTAATAACATCTGAGCATTATTGACACCCATTGAACCtcgttttataagttttatatatcatctgcttatatttatatttagtctacAACCCATAGAGCAAATCTAATccacagtctgtttttatttacagcctgtaagttaagaatggcttttacatttttaaagggtctgtaaaagaaaaagaaagacaagaatatgcaacagagaccatatgtgacCTACAAAGCCTAAAGTATTACTATTTAGCCTTCAGAAAAAGgctaaatttgggtggcgcctgtggctcgaaggagtagagtgccagccctaggtgccggaggtggtgggttcaaacccagccccggcgaaaaaaaaatgcaaacaaaaaaaaaagaaagaaagaaagaaaaaggatttgaaaaagttggtttagtagcatgagaagaattaaactgtaagttgttgctcaaaggaaaggaaaggaaaatatagaccaTCTACACTAGTTTGAATACCATTAATCCAGAAGTTTTTGATaatttaatctgaattaaattaacatttaactattaaataagcagatgaattataaagaataaatacatttaagaatataaaatattaaagaatattaaatatttaatataagaacatgatattaaaatcatatagaaatgatttaatttaatcatatattaaatatatatatttaagagaataggctggcagtgaggatttcatagcagaaattactatactcttattgaaaatagttgtttaaggacaggtgcagtggctcacacctgtaatcctggcactctgggagtccagggtaggaggatcccttgagctcatgtgttcgagTGCAGCCTAATTGAGAGTGAGACTCCCTGGGGAATCTTCCCTggcaaggggaaggaaggaggcgcCAATGTCTAGGGATGAAGGCATGTTTGTCCAAGAGCCTTGATGGATTAGTAGCAAGAAAGCCAGGCCAGGGGAGAAGGCTTGTCCAAATGTCCTGGTTACTGATTAGCCAAATCTCAGAGATTCTCTCTGCAAGGGGGGAATCAGAGGGGCAATTAACCCATTTGAAAGAAAGGTCAAGATAAATACTTCTCTAATCCTGCAGTTTAAAAAGATAGCAAGTTGGGTTTCTGGAGCCTTCACTGGCTTACTGGAGAGCAACCCCAGAGGATGGGACATGAAAAGGAAGGGCTAGAACAAGAGAGGCACTAATATTTATAGAACCCTTACTATAGAATCATAGGGATCCATCCACCAGCcccctagaagaggaattgtgaCCCTCCCCCTTCCCTAAGCCCATTTTGTCCAGGGAGGAAATCTGGTCTCAGATAGGTTAAGTGCTTTCCCAAGGTCACGAAGAAGCtgcaaagaaaaagctttttcttcatgcAACAGGTACAGCCTTTTCCTTGCAAAAGGTAATGGCTGCTCCGGGCTAGAGAAAGTTCAGGCCTGACCGGCAGGAAGCCCTGACCGGCAGGAAGCCCTGTGACCTAGCGCCTGCGGAGGTCACAGGCAAGCCGGCTCCAGGACAGAGAGCAGGGTTTCAGGGCGCGGTGCCCCTGCTCCCAGACGACTGTGTGCCAGTAGGGTGTGAAAAggtcaggctggggtgggggtcaATGGGCAGCTTCCCTTCCCAGGGGCCCACCCGTGTCCCCGGGCGGCGCTGCCACCCAGGCGGGGACCACGCCGGCCTGCCTGCACGCAGGCCACTGCCTGAATCCCAGCCGGGCGCCTCTGCCCACAGAAGACCAGCGCAGCGGAGCGCAGGCCTGATCCCGAGGACGCGGCCACAGCCCAGGCGTCGGGGACTCCAATCGCTGCCCTTCTCATGCCCCCGGTTGTCCCTGTGCTCCCTTCTCCCGGGGCTCAGTCTCGCTCGTCGCACTAACGCCCCACTGTCCACCTCCGGGGCCTTCAACCCGCACAGATGTCTAGATCCTAGCAGCGCCAAGCTGGGTATCCCAGATCCCCAGCGATCCCTCAGCTCCCGGCCACCAGATCTGCTTTTGGAATCCACTCTCAAGGATCAGACCGGCGTAGGAGAGACGGGGATCCTCTCGCTCCCCGCCCGGAATCACTCTACGCCGTCACTCCTGGCTGGGGATCCAGGGGGACCCCAGGCCGCCGCCGCCTGATCCCCTTCTTGGATCGACTCTCTAGTCGCCAGCCAGATGGCGCGGGATCCATTGGATGCCCTGTGCGGGATCTTCCCGCGGGATCCATTCCCAAGTCTCGGGAAACAGATTCTCTGACTTGCAACCAGAATCCTCCCTCCCAGCGGATCCAGAGCCCAGAGAGATCCTCCGGGTCCCCGCCTCTTCCCTGGCCAACTTTGCCAACTTTTCTCTCGGGGCCCCGGCCGAGCAGAAACTTGGCAGCCTTCCCCCTCGGCTGCCTCCCCTGACTCCTGGTGGGTCAGGACTGGGGGCAACTGGCCAGCCCCCACCCCCGGCGACCGCTGAGCAACCTACCCTGCAGCCGTTTCCGGCCCGCGCCGCGCCGCGCCGCCACCTGCCCGCAGCCCGCGGCACCTGCCCGCGCCGCCAGCGGCCCTGCGCAGCCCAGCCTGCTGGGGGCGGGGCCTGGGGCAGGGAAGCGCCCCCGTCGCCATGGGAACTGCGGCGGCGGCGCCTGCGCGGAGGGGCTCCGGATGGAGCACTGCTCATAGGACCCGAGCCACTGCCTTGCGCCTGGGCCTGGGGACTGTCCGGCGGGTCAGAGGTCGGGAGTCTTCCCGGGACACACCAGCCGGAAGCTCTCTCGCCCCTCGAATCCCGACCCTGGTGTGTCCGACTAGGAACGTCACTTAACGGTCCCCGGAGTATCCGCAGGCACCATCTAGGTCTGCGCCCCGCAAAGCCTAAGGCAGCCCGGCGCTTGGTAAAGTCTGATCCAGCGAATCGCCGGGGCTGCGGGCGCCTGCCCGGGAGCGGCAAGGTCTGCGCGAGGCGTTGGCGCCCCCTCGCGGCAAGCACAGGCGCCTACCGTGTGAGAAGCCTCCTGCTGTTGTGCTAGGGTAAGGGTTGTGGGGTCATGGCTATAGAGACTTGCGGACGAGTTGACAGAATCATAGGTCACCCCTGGAACAGAAAATGCCTGTTCTGATATCCTTTACAAATTTCATTCAACAGAtctttattaagcacttactgtaCATCGGGTGCTGGAGACATAGCGGTGAAGCTGCTGGCAAGATCCAGGCTTTGTGAAGCttacaaatattgaaaaaaacagggcggcgcctgaggctcagtgagcagggcgccggccccatataccgagggtggcgggttcaaacccagccccggccaaactacaactaaaaaatagctgggcgttgtggcgggcgcctgtagtcccagctgctcgggaggctgaggcaagagaattgcctaagcccag
The sequence above is a segment of the Nycticebus coucang isolate mNycCou1 chromosome 4, mNycCou1.pri, whole genome shotgun sequence genome. Coding sequences within it:
- the LOC128584239 gene encoding BEN domain-containing protein 6-like produces the protein MLQVLPQAVTQFAELVGMAEALLKGVGTTSTSASTPWRATNNSSPDSFTSTCSNSNSNCSSPVSLKAEEEHQADKKQFKIEKWQIARCNKSKPQKFINDLMQVLYTNEYMATHSLTGTKSCTSRDKAVKPAMNQNEVQEIIGVTKQLFTNMDDVSIRSMIGQKLNNCTKKPNLSKNPNSQDIK